Genomic window (Kogia breviceps isolate mKogBre1 chromosome 15, mKogBre1 haplotype 1, whole genome shotgun sequence):
GTTGCATCTTGGGAATGGTCTTTAAGCTGCCTGGCCCTATCTGAGTCACGTGAAAGGCCGAGTAGTCCGATATGGTTATTCCATCAGCTCGTGAGATTAGGAAAATATATAGAGCTTCAAGGACAAAGTTACCCATCAGAATCCCAGTGGTAAAGCTCCTGATTTTAGGCACACCTCTTAAATGCCCGTTTTCAGATCCTCCTTATGAGATCCTCCCCATTGTGAGACTACTCAGACGAGTTCCAGAAGGTCACGATTAGGAGAGGGCGCCATCGGCGGCCACTGCCAGGAAGACCTTTTGCAGCAGTGCAGGTGCCCCCAAGAGggggatttgttttattttgcatcatAAGTCAGGGCAGACCCGTTTGGTCAGGTGAAGTgctttttttccagcttctgtcttttttttaagtgccaCTAAATTTTCTTCCACCAAACGTCACCCTGGGTGCAGAGCTGCCCACACGGGCTTTTCCCTGCTGATGGCTGAAGTTGCAGCTGCAGTTTTGTGGCTTTTGTTCTGGGTTGAGGAACATAGCCCAGAGCTGCTCTCTGAGCCGGCCTGTGGGTTGGATGCGTCACCCCAAGAACAGTCCCTGCCCCCGTCTTCTCCGGCCCAGGGGAGGGCCCTGGTCACATCACTTTGCAATTCTAGGAGCAGCTCTCCCTCCAAACGTCCAGATTGTGCCCGTTTTCCTGACCGAGGAGGAAGCCGCCAGTCTCCGTGAGTTCCCCCGGGAGCCCACGACCAGGTAAGGGAGCTCACAGGGGTTCCTCTTAACCCATGCATCGGGCACTCCCTCCCACGGATTTATCCAGGTGAGCCCCTGGTATTTGATAACTGATTCCATCTTCTCCACGCTCTGCCTTGGCGGGGGCATCTGGAGCTTCAGCATAGAGATCAGAGGCATCTGGCGGAGTGAGATGAGCAGTAGGTTTCAAATGCCAGGTCTGCtgcttatcagctgtgtgaccttgggcaagtccattCCTGGcctgagcctcagtgttttcagctgtaaaatggaccCGGTAATGTCTGCTTCACGGGTTCCTTGCGAAAGTTGGGCATAGTATGTGTGTAGCACCCAGTATAGGGCCTGACTCACAGTCGGCCTCCAAACGTGTCCCTGATTCAGTGGGCTCTGCCGTTTCCTGTAGGTGATCCCGGTGTCGCTGTGTGAAGCCCCGAGGGCCAGGCGTTGCCCTAGGTTTCCTCCTGTGCTTTGACCATGACCTCTTAGGCTCTGTGGCCTCAGCACCCACTTGTCACCAGTGCCCGTGCGTTTTAGGGAAGCACTGCTCTAGTCTCCCCCAGGGCAGGGCCCTTGCCCACGCTGTCGCCTGCCCTTCCTCACGCCCTCCTTGTTCGCCAGCACTCTGGCATCTCCAGCCAGACTCCCGGAGCCCCCAGCCCAGCGCCCACCAAAGGGTTTGAACACATCTGCCCCGAAAGAAAACGCCCCCAGACACGTGGAATCCACGGCTCGGACCTCAGCGACCACCCCTGAGCCCACGTCTCCTGACGTCACCTGGCCAAATGGCAGCGGGGAGAACGGACGCTGGTCTGGCTGTGATCTGAAGAGCATCAGGCCCCCAACACCGCACCACACCACCAGCGGCCAGGGGCCTGGGCTCGGCCTCTCCCTGGCGAAGGAGAGCGGTTTGTCCAGCGGGGAAGAGGAACTGGACTTGTCTGAAATCCACGTTCCAGAAGCTCAGGACACGGGAGCATCCTTGGGTTACTCTGCCTCCGATGGCGGGCCTCCTGGCTGCAGGGCATCTGTCAGTGACTCTGGCAACCCCGGAAGCAAGCCACCCGAGGCCCTGCCTGCGGGCACAGCCGTGggcggccccctccctccctccactcctcAGATGCTCACCCAGAATGGAGCCCTAGAACGGCCCGGAGACCTTCCTGGCAACAGCAGCCAAGCCCCCGTCCCCAGGGACCACCTCCTCAGCCCAGCGAGCGGGCCATTGCCGGCGCCTTGCTTGGATTCGAGGCAGACGGGGACAGACCTGCCTGTGGGGGAGCAAGGCGAGGGGCAGCGCGGCGATGGGCTTCCCGGGGGTCGCTCCGCCTCCGGCCCGGAACGCACCTCGGGCTCGGCAGACCCCCCAGGCGACGGCCCCTCCGCAGACGGAACCGGGTCCAGGGCGGCCCCCGTGTCCCGCGCGCGGCTCGTGCGGATGAACCTCTACACTCACAGCGTCAGAGGCCTGGTGCTGTTGCTGCTGGCCGAGGAGCCGCTGCTGGGAGACGGCGCGGCCGTCGAGGACGTGGTGAGTGTGCAGGCCCCCCGGCCCCTGGCAGCCTGCCCCCGCCTCCTCGGAGCCGGGACAGGCAGGGGCGCTCGGCCAGCAGCCGTGTGGCCTCGTGCCAAACATCCTTGTTCATACGGTGGGGTGCCGGTGGTGCCCACCTCCTCGGCTGTTTGTGGGGGGTGAGCGAGCATCCAGTGCTGAGCACAGAGCCAAGTGCAAAGGCATCCACAAGTcttgccctttccagcttcttCCATTTTCTCAGCGCCTCTGGTTCGTCATCAGCAGTGGGGTGCAGTGCAACCACGCAGGCCATGACCACACACGGTCTCACTCCCTAGCCCGGCAGCTCTAGGCTCTGTGTGGCCGGAGTCTGTGCGTGTCACCGCCTGGACTGGGAGTTTCCCTCCGTCTGGAGCCCCTTCCTAGAAGGCCCAGGACGTCTGAAATGCTAACTGGATCCAGAAGGCTCCTCTCAAACCCTTGCAGCCCCTTCCCCCCTTCGAGCGGTAAGCTGACCTTCTCTGGGGCCTGGGCCCACGCTGGATCCAGTTGCCATAGTAACAGCCTTGCTTTAGTTGGCCAGGCAACAGCAGCGACAAAAACAGCAGGTTGAAATTGCTGCAGGGTGAATGGTGTCCTGGGGCTTGCCTTGTTTCTGTTCTTAAATCTATATTATTCTAAGCCCATCGTATTAGCAGGCAGGCCCGTGGCCCTCCGTAAATGAGCGGGTCCCCTGGAACGCAGTGGAGGAGGGCGGTGGGTCCTCCGCACGGAGCCTGGAGACAGAGCCTGCGCCTCTCGCACCTGCCTGGCTCCTCTCCCCTTTCCACAGGCCCCGCAGCACCCTCTCTGAGTGGGGGCTTCCCACCACTTCCTTCCCCAAGGCTCTGAGCGAtgtctccacctcctcctccttatAACAGCTCAGGGATCCAGGGCTGCAGTTCTGTGCATCTATCTGCTGGCCGACGCCTTGGTTTCATGGTCTGTCCTGCTCAGCGCCGAGCTTAGACGCGGCATTTGCAGGCCCAGTGTTGGCATGCAGTAAAGTGGACACCACCCCTCTTTTTCTActttccccccaaaaagaaaaagaaaaaatagtgcaGGCTACTCTGGGAGAAGAAGGTAAATTAAGATGTATTCTGCATTCGCTGTATGTAAATACTTCACATCTGCTACTTTAGCCAAGCCTTGGAACAGCTAGCTCTGGGGGCAGGCACGGTAACTCCCATTTTGCCCTTAAGAAAACCGCCTCTTTGAGATCAAGACCTAACGCACATGGTGGGGTCCAGGATTCCTGCCTTTTTCTTGTCTCCCACGCTCAACCCTCTGTCCCCCGCGGATCTGACCTTGGCATGGTAGGTGGGAAGGTGAAGGAGTAAAGGCCCTGCCTTCTGTGGCCCTTGATACTCGGACATGGGACTTGGTCTGTCACAGCCCATCCTTGTTGTCAGGGCAACGACCTCCCTGGGCTTTCATGGAAAGTAGGGTTTGGTGTTGGGCAGGAAAGAGAACGCaattttatggaaaaagaaaactagtCTTTTCTAGAAGAGTAGGGCATTAACGAACTTTGATCAGCTTGCTGGTTTGCGAGTGGAGTCGGTTGATCAGACCCAAAGGCCGTCTATTTTATAATCAGCAGAGCTTTCACTGCCTTTTTGTCCCGGTTCTGCACACGAAACAGTCGACCTGATTTCCCTCCAGACCCTCTGCTGCTGTCTAGAAAAAGCCAACCCCTGCAGCATGGTAAGCGACAGCTCAGAAGTGACCGTGAGCACAGCCCCCCTTGGGAAGGACACATCACCACGGCTCCCTGGGTCGTTCTGCCGTCACGCCTTTCAGTGGCTCAACTGCCACCTTTTCTGTTTGCTGAGGGTGCGGGCGGGAGCTGGGTGAAGTGGGTGATGGAGGGAGCAGCCAGGAGAGGGCGGCGCTGGTTCAGAGGAACACAGTAGGCTCCCgccagggggcagcagagagCCGCTGATCGTTTCCTGCTCAAAACCCAAGATAATGCTCTCACTGACCTTCAATTATTCATCACTACAGTAGGACACGGAGCTATGGGTACAGTAGACACAGCCTGGGTTTAGTGTGTTAGTAAAATACAAAAAAGCACCCCTTTCCCGTGAAACTGGTGCTTCCGAGTAAATGTGTGTTCCTGCATCACTTCTTCTGCGTGTTTGGGGACACACTGACATGGAGCCGCTTGCTTTGCTGTGGACTAGAAGGCGGAGGACCCAGTAACAGCCCCGGCTCCGTGTCTCCTCGGGCTGCCGTGAGGCTCTTGTATGTGCTAGTGTGTCTTGGGTTGGCAAACTTTAATGTAAAGGAACACATAGCTGGTGTTTTCTGCTTTGTACAACTCTTCGAATCTGCTGCTGTAGTACAAAAACAACCataaacaatatgtaaataaacggcgtggctgtgttccagtacaTTGTTCATGGACACAAAAATTGAAGCTTGATATAATTTTCACGTAACAATATTATCCTTTTGAGTTTGTTTTCCCTaaccatacaaaaatataaaaaccactcTCAGCTCTCAGGCTATCAAAAACAGTCAGTAGACTGGATTTGGTTCATAGGCCATGGTTTGCTGACCCCTCGTATATATGAAAGCACTTGGTTACCAGCAGAAAATTGCCCGTGTGTCGTCTGGCATAGCGGCACCTCCTGGGAGCCAGGCTcgctgctgggccctggggacgCAGAGATGAGGGTGTCACATAAACCCTGCTGCCAAACCTGATGCCTTGAAGTACCATTTCTACGACATGGGCTAGAAATGCTAATTTAAGTCCAGGACACTCCCCAGAATGACACTTGAGTTTCATGACATTCACCTCAGAACATTCTCTTTGCATCTCTGGTCCTTTTATGTGAgcttatttttttacacagctgTTGTGAAATATGTCAACCCAGAGACAAGTCGTATTAGTCTAGGGACGAGCGCTCATGGAAGAGGTCCCACTTCTTTAATAACGACAGCTTTCATATTCTTGACTTTAAGAACCCGGCACTTCAGAGCGGACAGAATGGATAGATGCTATTTGACCTCAGCCACTCAGCAGCCCTGTAGTATCCCTATTTCGCAGACGGAAAAAAGCGAGGCGCAGAAAAGCCAGTAACTTGCCCCGGGTCATCTGGCCGGGAACAGGCTGCGCCAGGAGGTCCTTCACCTGGGCGCCAGCTGCTGCCCGGGGCCAACGGCCCGCGGCCTCCTTGCGGCTTTAGCAGCCTGGGGCAGCCCCAGGAGGCCCTGTTACAGGCTGAGTCCATCTGGACGTGATGGAGCTATTTGGCGGGGCCCACGGTGGAGTTCAGCCGTTTGAAAATGACGTTGCAGGAAAATAGTTCAAGGATGAAGGACGAAGTTCATGCTAGATCGTTAGGTCACAGAACTAGTATCAGTCGTTATTTATGGTCTGACTCCATCTTTGGTTTATAAACAACGAATCGTACAAAACGGGACAGTCCAGTGTTCCCAACTGCACCTGCAGGTGACATCCCCTGGGAGGTGTTTTAAAATACAGGTGTGTTTGGGCCTCACCTCCCGGACGGCCTTCCTCAGCTGGGTTCCTCCTCTGAGCCAGAGAGCACAGAAAACCATTTCACCCACACTTCTCAGTCCTTCGAGAACAGTGGCTGGTACCATTCTAGGTACACGGGAGGGAGGTGGCCTCACTGCAGACAGTCAAGAAGCACGGGGTcggggaggaggggcgggggcaCAAACGCCAGCCGTGGTTAGGAGATGCGCCAGGGCGCCACCAGTGGCTCTGCCTGGATGGTGAGATTCTGGGCcatttttccttgcttttttaaaattttattttatttttctgctcccTCCTATTTTCTGAGTTTTCTACAAGTTTGAAATGCATTAGGACATAAGGGCAGAAGTCAGGACTTCTCTAACAACAGGTCAAAGCACTGGTCAGAGTCCTTCTTGCTAAGTCAGGCAGCCACGCAGACATCCCTTGGGTGGCTTGCTCAGTGGCAgcctgtcccctccctgccccgcagTACCACGGCAGCCTGGCGTCCCTCAATGGGCTGGAGGTGCACCTGAACGAGA
Coding sequences:
- the HPS4 gene encoding BLOC-3 complex member HPS4 isoform X2, with amino-acid sequence MATSTLTETKSASWWNYFFLYDGSKVKGEGDPTRAGICYFFPPQTLLDQQELLCGQIAGVVHCISEISGSPPTIVRLRKLKFAVKADGDYLWSCSREELSREWDTFIDQILRNTGDLHKIFNSLWNLDRTKVEPLLLLKAALILQTCQRSPHVLAGCILYKGLIVSTQLPPSVTAKVLLHRAPRRDQRKPIGGDALQEHGAALPPNVQIVPVFLTEEEAASLREFPREPTTSTLASPARLPEPPAQRPPKGLNTSAPKENAPRHVESTARTSATTPEPTSPDVTWPNGSGENGRWSGCDLKSIRPPTPHHTTSGQGPGLGLSLAKESGLSSGEEELDLSEIHVPEAQDTGASLGYSASDGGPPGCRASVSDSGNPGSKPPEALPAGTAVGGPLPPSTPQMLTQNGALERPGDLPGNSSQAPVPRDHLLSPASGPLPAPCLDSRQTGTDLPVGEQGEGQRGDGLPGGRSASGPERTSGSADPPGDGPSADGTGSRAAPVSRARLVRMNLYTHSVRGLVLLLLAEEPLLGDGAAVEDVYHGSLASLNGLEVHLNETLPRDQAAPTARAYGFAHYDRVQNVLAANLPQVATAQDRRFLQAISLMHSDFARLPALYEVTVRNASTAVYACCSPVQETYFQQLASAGRSSGFPSPQDSAFSLPGKAKQKLLKHGVNLL